A genomic window from Bacillus rossius redtenbacheri isolate Brsri chromosome 7, Brsri_v3, whole genome shotgun sequence includes:
- the LOC134534272 gene encoding uncharacterized protein LOC134534272, with protein sequence MDSDSDDYQCHLKPQLISSKTTNTPIVEISNTEVNSGKHEFGCLDNRTSTATQLMYTAAVNDTSGSPMKKIVRKRRKKKVDSNKINVDCNESENSLNYSSQFVIGADSKENISDYSKCSSDSVKRTSSQDIEVGIFSLINQTIQVDCLEDISVTVSTTDCQETEADVPKVSFGNVNGIDCQENQPDCPNHGDNLSKSDCQEVSFEDVNGINRKDNWPDGSRHSDSSVDSQDREASSHCQEKQTSILKWSSDNGRTENCNENHADSQTTITGDVFALNFYLENDAVRTFPVERVNCFVTLDDVEECLSPNQAGCTTPARPGSDVRTERSVRVELRKVDQAVQTDAPEVESLVVAAVKCVNASTQTEDSRSSGAEAAGNVCTRSRTERHGLQACRCLGRGTPADAGDRTVCFELETRGVEESAAGSLEHASSRTNTVRGTSAERQHGALAPRPAVQLADGSSDSRAARGDGHSCGTADSRLQPAGASFSFQLQCAPDTTGVSQSWLDGLIVCLMVPIIARFMYFGMCGIFNLFYLLLFYILRVLLS encoded by the exons ATGGATTCAGATTCGGACGATTATCAGTGTCATTTAAAACCTCAGCTTATATCTTCGAAGACTACGAATACCCCGATTGTAGAGATCTCAAACACAGAAGTCAATTCAG GCAAACATGAGTTTGGCTGCTTGGATAATCGTACTTCCACTGCAACGCAACTAATGTACACAGCAGCTGTAAATGATACATCTGGAAGTCCCatgaaaaaaatagttagaaagagacgtaaaaaaaaagttgattccaataaaataaatgtaGACTGTAATGAAAGTGAAAACAGTTTAAACTACAGCAGCCAATTTGTTATTGGGGCAGATAGTAAAGAAAATATATCTGACTATTCCAAATGCAGTAGTGACAGTGTTAAAAGAACAAGTAGTCAAGACATTGAAGTAGGTATTTTCAGTTTGATCAATCAAACTATTCAGGTAGACTGTCTAGAAGATATTTCTGTCACAGTTAGCACGACAGACTGCCAGGAAACAGAAGCTGATGTTCCCAAAGTAAGTTTTGGGAATGTTAATGGGATAGACTGCCAAGAAAACCAGCCAGATTGTCCTAATCATGGTGACAATCTCAGCAAATCAGATTGCCAGGAAGTAAGTTTTGAGGATGTTAATGGGATAAACAGGAAAGATAATTGGCCTGATGGTTCGAGACATAGTGACAGCAGTGTTGACTCTCAAGACCGTGAAGCAAGTAGTCACTGTCAAGAGAAACAGACTAGTATCCTCAAATGGAGTAGTGACAACGGAAGAACTGAAAACTGTAACGAAAATCATGCTGATAGTCAGACTACAATTACTGGGGATGTTTTTGCTCTAAATTTCTACCTAGAAAATGATGCGGTCAGGACGTTTCCAGTGGAGAGGGTGAATTGTTTTGTCACACTTGACGACGTGGAGGAATGTTTGTCTCCTAACCAGGCCGGGTGTACGACCCCCGCCCGGCCGGGAAGTGACGTCCGGACAGAACGCTCGGTGCGGGTTGAATTGCGGAAGGTGGACCAGGCTGTTCAGACGGATGCTCCGGAAGTGGAGTCCCTTGTCGTCGCTGCCGTGAAGTGTGTTAATGCAAGCACGCAGACTGAGGACTCGCGGTCCAGCGGAGCAGAGGCTGCGGGAAACGTCTGCACGCGCTCACGGACTGAGCGGCATGGACTGCAAGCTTGCAGATGTCTTGGGCGGGGGACCCCGGCAGATGCTGGTGACAGGACGGTGTGTTTTGAACTGGAGACGAGAGGCGTGGAAGAAAGTGCTGCAGGTAGTTTGGAACACGCGAGCAGTCGAACGAACACGGTGCGAGGTACCAGCGCTGAGCGGCAGCACGGAGCACTAGCCCCCCGCCCAGCGGTGCAACTCGCGGACGGCTCGTCTGATAGTCGTGCGGCGCGTGGCGACGGGCATAGCTGCGGCACCGCGGACTCCAGACTCCAGCCGGCTGGTGCATCATTCAGTTTCCAGTTGCAGTGTGCGCCAGACACGACTGGTGTGTCACAATCGTGGTTAGATGGCCTGATTGTATGTCTCATGGTACCTATCATTGCGAGATTTATGTATTTTGGGATGTGTggcatttttaacttattttatctCCTCTTGTTTTACATACTGCGTGTTTTACTTTCCTAA
- the LOC134534477 gene encoding uncharacterized protein LOC134534477, with protein sequence MEVSPASLLVLLLASVVVGDIDITDCDSFFEVIDSCRGDKPLTDTVIECHPRQPNKMTLECGCAWRCIMRTYGWITEEGRADVEQNAVFYRRCGSDYTPEKEEMFRRLLTDCEKNSVYEIGCEKSGDVLQCIARQSNVTLFS encoded by the exons ATGGAAGTGTCACCCGCCTCGCTGCTCGTCCTGCTGCTGGCGTCCGTCGTCGTC GGTGACATCGACATCACAGACTGCGACAGTTTCTTCGAGGTCATAGACTCGTGCAGGGGCGACAAACCACTCACAGACACCG TGATCGAGTGCCACCCACGACAACCAAACAAGATGACACTGGAATGCGGG tgCGCTTGGAGGTGTATAATGAGAACATACGGATGG ATCACAGAAGAGGGCAGGGCGGACGTCGAGCAGAATGCTGTCTTCTACCGCAGGTGCGGCTCCGACTACACTCCCGAGAAGGAAGAGATGTTCCGCAGGCTCTTGACCGACTGCGAGAAGAACA GTGTGTACGAAATCGGATGCGAGAAATCCGGGGACGTTCTGCAGTGCATTGCTCGACAGTCCAACGTAACTCTGTTTTCTTGA